Proteins found in one Balaenoptera musculus isolate JJ_BM4_2016_0621 chromosome 4, mBalMus1.pri.v3, whole genome shotgun sequence genomic segment:
- the PIGZ gene encoding GPI mannosyltransferase 4, with amino-acid sequence MKMAARVLWGSLSLLRLVWCLLPQTGYVHPDEFFQSPEVMAEDVLGIKAARPWEFHPSSPCRTVVFPLLTSGSAFWLLRLWEEWGPWPGPVSGYALLVGPRLLLTSLSFALDLAVYHVAPRWGAERWNALVLLSGSYVTLVFYTRTFSNAIEGLLFVWLLVLVSPRVTGSCTRKQPAPGPLRHSWLLGGVMAAGFFNRPTFLAFALVPLFLWGTYGATNPSLKSLTKEALVLLPGATLTAVGFVAVDSCYFSSPSRPSTLVLTPANFLHYNLDPVNLARHGTHMRLTHLAVNGFLLFGVLHAHALQAAWQQLRACLQALMQMGFPRALAARSLQSSPRSHLLLLYFMPLALLSVFSHQEARFLIPLLVPLVLLCSLQTQLAPRKGTLVLCNALGALFFGCLHQGGLVPGLGHLEQVVRAPALPRVPTHYTLLFTHTYMPPRHLLHLPGLGSPVEVVDMGGAEDQLLCQALSNLTRQPACHVAGGPWLCRLFVVTPGTTRSAMKKCSFPLKNETLIFPHLTLEDPPALSSLLSGAWRYHLSLHILELGEKPDNMTEKPLPETQP; translated from the exons ATGAAGATGGCAGCCAGGGTGCTGTGGGGCAGCCTCAGCCTGCTCCGCCTGGTGTGGTGTCTCCTTCCGCAGACAGGCTACGTGCACCCAGATGAGTTCTTCCAGTCTCCTGAGGTCATGGCAG aGGACGTCCTGGGCATAAAGGCCGCGCGGCCCTGGGAGTTTCACCCCAGCAGCCCCTGCCGTACAGTGGTCTTCCCACTGCTGACCTCTGGCTCTGCCTTCTGGCTGCTCAGGCTCTGGGAAGAGTGGGGGCCGTGGCCTGGCCCGGTGAGTGGCTATGCGCTGCTGGTCGGGCCCCGCCTCCTCCTCACTTCCCTCTCCTTTGCCCTGGACTTGGCCGTGTACCACGTAGCCCCACGCTGGGGGGCGGAGCGCTGGAACGCCCTGGTCCTGCTGTCTGGCTCCTACGTCACATTGGTCTTCTACACAAGGACCTTCTCCAATGCCATTGAGGGGCTGCTCTTTGTGTGGCTGTTGGTACTGGTGTCCCCCCGTGTGACTGGGAGCTGCACGCGCAAGCAGCCTGCCCCGGGCCCGCTGCGGCACAGTTGGCTTCTTGGCGGTGTCATGGCTGCTGGCTTCTTCAACCGGCCCACCTTTCTGGCCTTTGCTCTGGTCCCCCTCTTCCTCTGGGGTACTTATGGAGCCACAAACCCTAGCCTCAAGTCGCTGACCAAGGAAGCCCTGGTGCTGCTCCCAGGGGCGACCCTCACAGCAGTGGGGTTTGTGGCTGTGGACAGCTGCTACTTCTCCAGTCCATCTAGACCCAGTACCCTTGTCCTTACACCTGCCAACTTCTTGCACTACAACCTGGACCCCGTAAACCTGGCGAGGCATGGCACACACATGCGGCTCACTCACCTGGCAGTCAATGGCTTCCTGCTCTTTGGGGTGCTGCATGCCCACGCCCTGCAGGCTGCGTGGCAACAGCTGCGAGCCTGCCTCCAGGCCCTCATGCAGATGGGCTTCCCAAGGGCACTGGCTGCCCGGAGCCTGCAGTCCAGCCCCAGGTCTCACCTCCTGCTCCTCTACTTCATGCCCCTGGCCCTGCTGTCTGTCTTTAGCCACCAGGAGGCTCGGTTCCTAATCCCCCTCCTGGTCCCCCTCGTCCTGCTTTGTAGTCTACAGACCCAACTGGCACCCCGCAAGGGCACCCTGGTCCTTTGCAATGCCCTGGGTGCCCTCTTCTTCGGCTGCCTGCACCAGGGAGGCCTGGTGCCTGGCCTGGGGCACTTGGAGCAGGTGGTTCGCGCTCCTGCGCTCCCGCGTGTACCCACCCACTACACACTCCTCTTCACCCACACCTACATGCCCCCGCGGCACCTCCTGCACCTCCCGGGCCTGGGCTCGCCCGTGGAGGTGGTGGACATGGGCGGGGCTGAGGACCAGCTCCTGTGCCAAGCCCTCAGCAACCTCACCAGACAACCAGCCTGCCACGTGGCTGGTGGGCCGTGGCTCTGCCGCCTTTTTGTGGTGACCCCTGGCACCACCAGGTCTGCCATGAAGAAGTGCAGCTTCCCCCTCAAGAATGAGACACTCATCTTTCCCCACTTGACTCTGGAGGACCCACCGGCCCTGTCCTCCCTGCTGAGTGGGGCTTGGAGGTACCATCTCAGCCTTCACATCCTGGAGCTGGGGGAGAAGCCTGACAATATGACAGAAAAGCCCCTGCCCGAGACTCAGCCATAG
- the NCBP2AS2 gene encoding protein NCBP2AS2, translating into MVLRRLLAALLHSQQLVERLSESRPIRRAAQLTAFALLQAQLHGQDAARRLRALAAGAAGSLGRRGARFRDTFIQELRRSLRERPRPPPGSQKGPGANP; encoded by the coding sequence ATGGTTCTACGACGGCTGCTGGCCGCCCTGTTGCACAGCCAGCAGCTGGTGGAGCGTCTCTCTGAGTCGCGGCCCATCCGGCGTGCGGCGCAGCTCACCGCCTTTGCACTGCTGCAGGCCCAGCTACACGGGCAGGACGCGGCCCGGCGCCTGCGAGCCCTCGCGGCAGGGGCCGCGGGCTCTCTGGGCCGCCGCGGTGCCCGCTTCAGAGACACCTTCATTCAGGAGCTACGCCGCAGCCTCCGGGAACGCCCGCGGCCACCACCAGGTAGCCAGAAGGGCCCGGGAGCAAACCCCTAA
- the NCBP2 gene encoding nuclear cap-binding protein subunit 2: protein MSGGLLKALRSDSYVELSQYRDQHFRGDNEEQEKLLKKSCTLYVGNLSFYTTEEQIYELFSKSGDIKKIIMGLDKMKKTACGFCFVEYYSRADAENAMRYINGTRLDDRIIRTDWDAGFKEGRQYGRGRSGGQVRDEYRQDYDAGRGGYGKLAQNQ, encoded by the exons ATGTCGGGTGGCCTCCTGAAGGCGCTGCGCAGCGACTCCTACGTCGAGCTGAGCCAGTACCGGGACCAGCACTTCCGG GGTGACAATGAAGAACAGGAAAAATTACTGAAGAAAAGCTGTACATTGTATGTTGGAAATCTTTCCTTTTATACAACTGAAGAACAAATCTATGAACTCTTCAGCAAAAGTGGTGACATAAAGAAAATCATCATGGGCCtggataaaatgaagaaaacagcatGTGGGTTCTGCTTTGTGGA atACTATTCAAGAGCAGATGCAGAAAATGCCATGCGGTACATAAATGGAACTCGTCTGGATGACCGGATCATTCGCACAGACTGGGACGCAGGCTTTAAGGAGGGCAGGCAGTATGGCCGTGGGCGTTCTGGGGGCCAG GTACGAGATGAGTATCGTCAGGACTACGATGCTGGGAGAGGAGGTTATGGAAAACTGGCCCAAAACCAGTGA